One Nicotiana sylvestris chromosome 12, ASM39365v2, whole genome shotgun sequence genomic window carries:
- the LOC104229116 gene encoding probable sarcosine oxidase, with amino-acid sequence MENSVEIFDVIVIGAGIMGSCTAYQTSKLSQKTLLLEQFDFLHHRGSSHGESRTIRATYPEDYYPKMVLKSETLWREAESEIGYKVYFKTSQFDLGPSDNKALQSVISSCEKNSIPVRVLDNKQVFDEYGGLIQLPENWVGVVTEYGGVIKPTKAVSMFQTLAVKNGAFVKDNMEVVEIKKVEGGVLVKVKSGEVFWGKKCVVTVGPWMKKLVKSVTGIVLPIQPLETTVMYWKIKEGFESKFTIENGFPTFASYGEPYIYGTPSLEFPGLIKIPVHGGRPCEPTDRIWAPTLVLDPLKRWIQERFGGLVDSTKSIITQSCMYSVTPDEDFVIDFLGGEFGEDVVIGGGFSGHGFKMGPIIGKILADLVMVGEAKDVELMHFGIKRFEKNPKGNLKEFDDQVSSAHSLS; translated from the coding sequence ATGGAGAATTCCGTAGAAATTTTTGATGTAATAGTAATAGGAGCAGGCATAATGGGCAGCTGCACAGCATATCAAACATCAAAACTCAGCCAAAAAACACTTCTTTTAGAGCAATTCGATTTCTTGCACCATCGCGGTTCTTCACATGGCGAATCAAGAACAATACGTGCCACTTACCCCGAAGATTACTACCCGAAAATGGTTTTAAAATCCGAAACCCTCTGGAGAGAAGCCGAATCCGAAATCGGGTACAAAGTCTATTTCAAGACATCACAGTTTGACTTAGGTCCTTCTGATAACAAAGCTCTTCAATCAGTTATCTCTAGCTGTGAGAAAAATTCAATCCCCGTTCGCGTTCTTGATAATAAACAAGTGTTTGACGAATATGGTGGATTGATTCAGCTGCCAGAAAATTGGGTTGGTGTTGTTACAGAATATGGTGGTGTTATTAAACCTACAAAAGCTGTGTCTATGTTTCAAACACTTGCTGTTAAGAATGGAGCTTTTGTGAAAGATAATATGGAAGTAGTTGAAATCAAGAAAGTTGAAGGGGGTGTTTTGGTTAAAGTTAAAAGTGGTGAGGTGTTTTGGGGTAAAAAATGTGTGGTGACAGTTGGACCATGGATGAAAAAGTTAGTTAAAAGTGTAACAGGAATTGTACTTCCAATTCAACCTTTGGAAACAACAGTTATGTATTGGAAGATtaaagaagggtttgagtcaaaATTCACTATTGAAAATGGTTTTCCAACTTTTGCGAGTTACGGAGAGCCATACATATATGGAACTCCGTCACTTGAGTTTCCGGGATTGATTAAAATCCCGGTGCATGGTGGGCGCCCGTGTGAGCCAACAGATCGAATATGGGCGCCTACATTGGTTCTGGATCCACTAAAACGGTGGATTCAGGAAAGATTTGGAGGTCTTGTCGACTCTACAAAATCGATCATAACGCAGTCGTGTATGTATTCTGTGACACCAGATGAGGATTTTGTGATTGATTTTCTTGGTGGGGAATTTGGGGAGGATGTAGTGATTGGTGGTGGATTTTCAGGGCATGGTTTTAAAATGGGACCAATTATTGGGAAAATATTAGCTGATCTTGTTATGGTTGGAGAAGCAAAAGATGTGGAGTTAATGCATTTTGGGATTAAGAGATTTGAGAAGAATCCTAAAGGAAATTTGAAGGAATTTGATGATCAAGTGAGTTCAGCTCATTCACTATCTTAA
- the LOC104229117 gene encoding serine/arginine-rich splicing factor RSZ22A isoform X1 yields MGMCMSFTEKGYYSEMSRVYVGNLDPRVTERELEDEFRVFGVIRSVWVARRPPGYAFIDFDDQRDARDAIREIDGKNGWRVELSHNSRGGGGGGGGRGGGRGRSGGSDLKCYECGEAGHFARECRGRGVPGKRRSRSPPRYRRSPSYGRRSYSPRGRSPRRRSPSPRGRSYSRSPYRGRDEVPYSNGNGLRDRIRSRS; encoded by the exons ATGGGTATGTGCATGAGCTTCACGGAAAAAG GTTACTATTCCGAGATGTCAAGAGTGTATGTTGGAAATCTTGATCCTAGGGTCACTGAAAGAGAACTAGAAGATGAATTCCGTGTCTTTGGAGTTATAAGGAG TGTTTGGGTTGCAAGACGCCCACCTGGTTATGCTTTTATTGACTTTGATGACCAAAGAGATGCACGGGACGCAATCAGGGAAATTGATG GGAAGAATGGATGGAGGGTGGAGCTCTCGCACAATtctagaggaggaggaggaggaggaggaggccgTGGAGGTGGTCGCGGTCGCTCTGGAGGCTCTGATTTGAAGTGCTACGAGTGCGGTGAGGCTGGTCATTTTGCTCGTGAGTGCAGAGGGCGTGGAGTGCCTGGAAAACGTAGAAGTCGCAGCCCTCCTAGATATCGGAGGAGTCCAAGTTATGGTCGCAG GAGTTATAGTCCTCGTGGACGTTCACCCAGACGCCGAAGCCCATCGCCTCGTGGTCGTAGCTATAGCCGATCTCCTTACCGTGGACGAGATGAAGTTCCTTATTCCAATGG AAATGGCCTCAGGGACCGAATCAGAAGCAGGAGCTGA
- the LOC104229117 gene encoding serine/arginine-rich splicing factor RSZ22A isoform X2, with translation MSRVYVGNLDPRVTERELEDEFRVFGVIRSVWVARRPPGYAFIDFDDQRDARDAIREIDGKNGWRVELSHNSRGGGGGGGGRGGGRGRSGGSDLKCYECGEAGHFARECRGRGVPGKRRSRSPPRYRRSPSYGRRSYSPRGRSPRRRSPSPRGRSYSRSPYRGRDEVPYSNGNGLRDRIRSRS, from the exons ATGTCAAGAGTGTATGTTGGAAATCTTGATCCTAGGGTCACTGAAAGAGAACTAGAAGATGAATTCCGTGTCTTTGGAGTTATAAGGAG TGTTTGGGTTGCAAGACGCCCACCTGGTTATGCTTTTATTGACTTTGATGACCAAAGAGATGCACGGGACGCAATCAGGGAAATTGATG GGAAGAATGGATGGAGGGTGGAGCTCTCGCACAATtctagaggaggaggaggaggaggaggaggccgTGGAGGTGGTCGCGGTCGCTCTGGAGGCTCTGATTTGAAGTGCTACGAGTGCGGTGAGGCTGGTCATTTTGCTCGTGAGTGCAGAGGGCGTGGAGTGCCTGGAAAACGTAGAAGTCGCAGCCCTCCTAGATATCGGAGGAGTCCAAGTTATGGTCGCAG GAGTTATAGTCCTCGTGGACGTTCACCCAGACGCCGAAGCCCATCGCCTCGTGGTCGTAGCTATAGCCGATCTCCTTACCGTGGACGAGATGAAGTTCCTTATTCCAATGG AAATGGCCTCAGGGACCGAATCAGAAGCAGGAGCTGA
- the LOC104229118 gene encoding uncharacterized protein, translating into MKYNNLEAIYENYGVSDHSPILLSTEVTRNSLPKPFRLLTVLMHEDEFSKMVQEVWSKKITGYAMYSDWQKLQILGSEAKGMNQAFNSVDKRLESLKDQVQKVQKEIDDDLFNSPLILKEKELLLQIEKWEGIQEKVYKQKSRAMWISAGDSNTRFFYAHLKARQARNRVSTICNALGHRLTDPLLVEQELISFFEGLLGTRAAELPCLDVNIARNGPCLDRE; encoded by the coding sequence ATGAAGTATAACAACCTAGAGGCAATATATGAGAATTATGGGGTCTCTGATCACTCACCCATACTATTGAGTACTGAGGTCACAAGAAACTCTTTGCCTAAACCATTTAGGCTTCTTACTGTGCTTATGCATGAGGATGAATTCAGCAAGATGGTTCAAGAGGTGTGGAGCAAAAAAATCACTGGATATGCTATGTATTCAGACTGGCAAAAGCTGCAGATCCTAGGGAGCGAAGCAAAAGGAATGAATCAAGCTTTCAACTCAGTGGATAAAAGACTTGAGAGCCTAAAGGATCAGGTGCAAAAAGTACAAAAGGAGATAGATGATGACTTATTCAATAGCCCATTGATCCTGAAGGAGAAAGAGTTATTACTGCAAATAGAAAAATGGGAAGGTATTCAAGAAAAGGTGTATAAGCAGAAATCAAGGGCAATGTGGATCTCAGCAGGAGACTCTAATACAAGGTTTTTCTATGCTCATTTAAAAGCAAGGCAGGCTAGGAATAGAGTCTCTACCATCTGTAATGCTCTTGGGCATAGGCTAACTGACCCCCTATTGGTAGAACAAGAGTTAATATCATTCTTTGAAGGCTTACTGGGAACAAGGGCTGCTGAATTACCCTGTCTTGATGTGAATATTGCTAGGAATGGACCTTGTTTGGATAGAGAATAA